AGCGCAGCACCAGCGAGGCGCTCAGGCCCAGCATCTCCTTGGTGCGCGCGCTCAGCGCGCCGTCCTCGTAGCAGCGGGTGTCGAGGTTGAAGAAGCGCTTCGTGGTCAGGGTAGCCTCGTCGAGGATCTGCGCGTTCATGCGTTCGCGGTACTCGCGGAAGGCCTTCAGACGTGAGGACACGGCCGCCTCCTCCGGTTCTGGTACGGTCGGTGTTGGGACGGGCACAGGTTCGCACGGGAGCCCGCGTCGGGCAAGCCGTTGCGGGTCAGGCGGCCGGCGGGAGCCCGCGCCGGCCGAGCCGCCGCCCGAGCAGCGCCGAGCTGACCGCCGCCCCGACGAAGATCGCCGCCGCGACGACGAACACCTCGCGGTAGCCGAGCAGCCGCAGCACCGCGAAGCCGATCAGCGGCCCGATCAGGCCGCGCCCCCCCACCATCGCCACGTGGACGCCCTGGTAGTAGCCCCCCCGGCCCGGCGGCGCGAAGCTGATCGAGCCGACGTTCCAGGTGACGTTGATGCCCGCCATGGCCAGGGCGTAGACGCCGAAGGCCGCGTAGGCGATCAGGGCCGGCGAGACCGACGGCAGCAGGGTCCCCGCGGCCAGCGTCAGGGGGTACAGGGCGAGCGCCGCGTAGCTCACGCTGGACAGCCGCACCGGGTGGTGGCGGTCCATGAGCCGCCCCATGAGCGGCCCCAGCAGCGCCACCCCGAGCGAGGCGATCAGCACGCGGGCGTGGGAGATCTGCTGGTAGCTGAGGTCCAGCTCCTCGGTGAAATACAGGGGCACGACGGGCATGAGCATCATGTAGGCGATGCCGTAGATCATGAAGTTGATCTCGAACCAGTAGAAGTCGCGGTCCTCGCGGAAGGTCGCCGCCGCTTCGTGGAAGGGCGAGGTGGCCGCATCCGCGAGCCGGCGGAGGCTCGGCCATTCGCGCGCCCGGCGCGGCGTCACGACGACACCGGGGTCCCGGCCGCCCGCGGGCCGCGGCAGCCGGGCCAGGATCAGCAGGTGGACGAAGCCGACCAGGCCGAGCAGCGGGTAGAGCCAGCGGAAGCTCATCGGATCGCGGTCCAGCAGCGCGCCCAGCAGCAGGCTCATCGCCGCGGCGGTCAGGTGCTGGGCCAGGGCGCCGCGGCCGTAGGCCTCGCCGCGGCGATCGGCGCGGATGTTCTCCTGCAGGATCCCGTTCTGGGCGGGATAGACCAGCGAGGAGAAGAAGTAGACCACCGCGAGCAGGGCCGTGAACGCCAGCGGGCCCCGCACCAGGAACATCAGCACCATGATCGCGCGGCCGCCGAGCCCGCCCCAGAACAGCCA
The bacterium genome window above contains:
- a CDS encoding carboxymuconolactone decarboxylase family protein, whose product is MNAQILDEATLTTKRFFNLDTRCYEDGALSARTKEMLGLSASLVLRCDDCIAYHTIRCVELGVSKAEILEIFDVGLIVGGSIVVPHLRRAH
- a CDS encoding MFS transporter yields the protein MTARSDTLDAIALERLTMRRYLLGMVCQGVWWSGYILFPFVLAKSLLAPGWLVTFTVILESASMVLAIYWGRMLERGGRRRWLFWGGLGGRAIMVLMFLVRGPLAFTALLAVVYFFSSLVYPAQNGILQENIRADRRGEAYGRGALAQHLTAAAMSLLLGALLDRDPMSFRWLYPLLGLVGFVHLLILARLPRPAGGRDPGVVVTPRRAREWPSLRRLADAATSPFHEAAATFREDRDFYWFEINFMIYGIAYMMLMPVVPLYFTEELDLSYQQISHARVLIASLGVALLGPLMGRLMDRHHPVRLSSVSYAALALYPLTLAAGTLLPSVSPALIAYAAFGVYALAMAGINVTWNVGSISFAPPGRGGYYQGVHVAMVGGRGLIGPLIGFAVLRLLGYREVFVVAAAIFVGAAVSSALLGRRLGRRGLPPAA